From one Bacteroidota bacterium genomic stretch:
- a CDS encoding PorV/PorQ family protein, producing the protein MKKYILQSLIACLGIMASVHAGNPDRAGGAGATQLLVNPYARGVGLAGANTASARGLESYYLNIGGLAYVKKMEIQASQTRYLVGTDIYLNNLGIAQALGENGSGGVLGLAVTYWDIGNIPITTTESPNMTLGTYTTQILNVGLAYSKTFSNSITGGLMIRYVSEGISSVNASGVTLDAGVQYQTSLNPAKKIKKQDFRFGIAVRNLGPDFSYQGNGLATNTSVVSTGATRKTLFGSQPFNMPALANIGVGYDFRLDKGEETYDHRLTLSGNFNYNAFSSNITAVGIEYAMKNTFMLRTGYAHQDGNFSDSEYKTPQYGLSFGAGFALPISDGGTALSIDYAYQPTVIFNGIHTIGFKLALGNNN; encoded by the coding sequence TGGTAATCCTGATAGAGCAGGGGGAGCCGGAGCCACTCAGTTGTTAGTAAACCCTTATGCAAGAGGCGTAGGTTTAGCCGGAGCAAACACGGCATCAGCCAGAGGTTTAGAGTCATATTACCTGAATATTGGTGGTTTGGCTTATGTAAAGAAAATGGAAATTCAGGCATCGCAAACCCGTTACTTGGTTGGTACCGATATTTATTTAAACAACTTAGGTATTGCACAAGCTTTAGGTGAAAATGGTAGTGGTGGTGTTTTAGGTTTAGCAGTTACCTATTGGGATATTGGTAACATTCCTATTACTACTACAGAAAGTCCTAATATGACTTTGGGTACCTATACTACCCAAATTTTAAATGTAGGTTTAGCATATTCAAAAACGTTTTCAAACTCTATAACCGGAGGTTTAATGATTAGATACGTGAGCGAAGGTATATCAAGTGTAAATGCAAGTGGCGTTACATTAGATGCAGGAGTTCAGTATCAAACATCTTTAAATCCGGCTAAAAAAATTAAGAAACAAGATTTTAGATTTGGTATTGCTGTAAGAAATTTAGGTCCTGATTTTTCATATCAGGGTAATGGTTTAGCTACTAACACTTCGGTAGTAAGTACCGGAGCTACCAGAAAAACATTGTTTGGTTCTCAACCATTTAATATGCCGGCTTTAGCTAACATAGGTGTTGGGTACGATTTTAGATTAGACAAAGGTGAAGAAACCTATGACCACAGATTAACACTTTCAGGTAATTTTAACTACAATGCATTTTCATCAAACATTACTGCAGTAGGTATAGAGTATGCTATGAAAAACACATTTATGTTAAGAACAGGTTATGCGCATCAGGATGGGAACTTTAGCGATAGTGAATATAAAACACCTCAATATGGTTTAAGTTTTGGTGCCGGATTTGCTTTACCAATAAGCGATGGTGGTACGGCTTTATCAATTGATTATGCTTACCAGCCAACAGTAATATTTAATGGAATTCACACAATTGGGTTTAAGTTAGCTTTAGGTAATAATAACTAA
- the greA gene encoding transcription elongation factor GreA gives MANKKSISHQAAPINYLSKEGFERLQKELHDLKFVQRPFISKQIADARDKGDLSENAEYHAAKEDQGHLETKISQVESLLAISRIIDETKLDTSKVMLLSHVKVLNHNVKKEFNYTIVSENEADFKIGKISVKSPIGAGLVGKKLGDIVEIMAPAGTIKLEILSISLT, from the coding sequence ATGGCAAATAAAAAAAGTATCTCGCATCAAGCTGCCCCCATTAATTATTTATCAAAAGAAGGTTTTGAAAGACTACAAAAGGAATTACACGACTTAAAATTTGTACAACGCCCTTTTATTTCAAAACAAATTGCTGATGCGCGCGATAAAGGAGATTTGAGTGAGAATGCAGAATACCATGCGGCTAAAGAAGACCAAGGCCATTTAGAAACCAAAATATCACAAGTGGAGTCGTTATTAGCTATTAGCAGAATAATAGATGAAACAAAGCTAGATACAAGTAAAGTAATGTTGCTAAGCCATGTAAAGGTGTTAAATCATAACGTGAAGAAAGAGTTTAACTATACTATTGTTTCTGAAAACGAAGCTGATTTTAAAATTGGCAAAATATCTGTAAAATCGCCAATAGGAGCTGGATTAGTAGGTAAAAAACTAGGCGATATTGTAGAGATTATGGCACCTGCAGGCACCATAAAATTAGAGATATTAAGTATTTCTTTAACTTAA
- a CDS encoding HIT family protein, producing the protein MGTSIFSKIIQGEIPCYKVAETNNCLAFLDINPLTKGHVLVIPKTEVDYIFDLDDTLYMELQLFAKQVALAIKKVIDCNRVGVCVVGLEVPHAHIHLIPFNNMEEMNFANKKLNLPVDEMKVIANSIASQF; encoded by the coding sequence ATGGGTACCAGTATTTTTTCAAAAATTATACAAGGCGAAATTCCTTGTTATAAAGTAGCTGAAACCAATAATTGTCTGGCCTTTTTAGATATTAATCCGTTAACAAAAGGGCATGTATTGGTAATACCAAAAACAGAGGTTGATTATATATTTGATTTGGATGATACCTTGTATATGGAATTACAATTATTTGCCAAGCAAGTAGCTTTGGCTATTAAAAAAGTAATTGATTGCAATAGGGTAGGTGTTTGTGTAGTAGGTTTAGAAGTACCTCATGCCCATATTCATTTAATACCATTTAACAATATGGAGGAAATGAATTTTGCCAATAAGAAATTGAATTTACCCGTTGATGAAATGAAAGTAATAGCGAATAGCATTGCCTCACAATTTTAA
- a CDS encoding OmpA family protein, with the protein MKQNYIVKLTGFVLIFSALLLACKGGGGGDIAAARKKFKMLEYAAAADIYKKVYGTTKNKDIKKEAAFYAAECYRLSNNWTAAESWYTKATQQDPTNAEAKYRQIQALKYSEKYVESITEANKYKKSVGSDPKVDLEDCGSTSAQKWKNEKTRYVIENVARLNTKWSDFAPMFFKKDQLFFSSDRLEVGVSGKDKYGWFNNGYCDVYSTTLKYNKKKKEQVDNYSNPVLVDKKNVNGKWNDGTVCFDAKFTTMYFTKCNYGEKNDGKGASCRIYETKLSGTEWSVPVALPFSTDSFDCGQPYLNKEGTILYFSSNMPGSIAKATSSAENPEGLILSKDIWMVSFSKRGNTWGDPVNLGTTINTDGDEGFPYQHEDGTLYYASNGKCGMGGFDLYYTKGEGTDWSDPINMKYPINSGADDFGIVISKDKESGFFSSNRLNGKGGDDIYRFTKTPLVFTLSGVVRNAKTRAIIPNAVITFTNSTDTGKLVITTDQLGSYKIPLKAGTDYEFFGSKPLHYDSKFYEKTTKGLEVSTDLVQDLELNPIDLETFTVRGILYGLDSANIRPRSAEILDSLILVMNKYPMLRFELGSHTDCRADSLYNIKLSQRRADSCVGYLISHGVDSARLVSRGYGENELELKECACEGPNERIEGQRCSEERHQQNRRTTVRVIDINYVPPVKVKPVDPKDTNKPGQRVRPGTAPTTPPRR; encoded by the coding sequence ATGAAACAAAATTACATAGTAAAACTTACAGGATTTGTATTAATATTTTCTGCTCTTTTATTAGCATGTAAAGGAGGCGGAGGTGGAGATATAGCCGCAGCGCGTAAAAAATTTAAAATGCTTGAATATGCAGCAGCTGCTGATATCTATAAAAAAGTGTATGGTACTACTAAAAACAAGGATATAAAAAAAGAGGCTGCCTTTTATGCAGCTGAATGTTACCGCCTTTCAAACAACTGGACAGCTGCTGAAAGTTGGTATACAAAAGCCACACAACAAGACCCTACAAATGCCGAAGCTAAATACAGGCAAATACAAGCTTTAAAATACTCAGAAAAATACGTTGAATCCATTACCGAAGCCAATAAATACAAAAAATCTGTTGGCAGCGACCCTAAAGTTGACTTGGAAGATTGTGGAAGTACCAGTGCTCAAAAATGGAAAAATGAGAAAACCCGTTATGTTATAGAAAACGTTGCCCGCTTAAATACAAAGTGGAGCGACTTTGCTCCTATGTTCTTCAAAAAAGACCAGTTATTCTTTTCAAGTGATAGATTAGAAGTGGGGGTAAGTGGTAAAGATAAATATGGTTGGTTTAATAATGGCTATTGTGATGTTTACAGCACTACTTTAAAATACAACAAAAAGAAAAAAGAACAAGTTGATAATTACAGCAACCCTGTTTTAGTTGATAAGAAAAATGTAAACGGAAAATGGAATGACGGAACCGTTTGTTTTGATGCTAAGTTTACTACCATGTACTTTACAAAATGTAACTATGGCGAAAAGAACGATGGCAAAGGAGCAAGCTGCCGCATATACGAAACAAAGTTATCAGGCACAGAATGGAGCGTTCCAGTCGCACTTCCATTTAGTACAGATTCTTTTGATTGCGGACAACCTTATTTAAATAAAGAAGGTACTATTCTTTATTTCTCAAGTAATATGCCTGGTAGTATAGCTAAAGCAACAAGTAGCGCTGAAAACCCGGAAGGCCTTATTTTAAGTAAAGACATTTGGATGGTAAGTTTTAGCAAAAGGGGTAATACTTGGGGCGATCCGGTAAACTTAGGTACTACCATTAATACTGATGGTGATGAAGGATTTCCTTACCAACACGAAGATGGAACATTATACTATGCTTCCAATGGAAAATGCGGCATGGGTGGATTTGATTTATACTATACCAAAGGCGAAGGAACTGATTGGAGTGATCCTATCAATATGAAATATCCTATTAACTCGGGAGCCGATGATTTTGGTATTGTTATTTCAAAAGATAAAGAAAGTGGCTTTTTCTCTTCAAATAGATTAAACGGAAAAGGTGGAGATGATATTTACAGGTTTACAAAAACGCCTCTGGTGTTTACTTTGAGCGGTGTGGTAAGAAATGCTAAAACAAGAGCCATTATACCTAATGCAGTTATTACTTTTACAAACAGTACGGATACCGGTAAATTGGTTATTACTACTGACCAATTAGGTTCATATAAAATTCCTTTAAAAGCAGGAACTGATTATGAATTTTTTGGTTCAAAACCGCTTCACTACGATAGTAAGTTTTATGAAAAAACAACCAAAGGCTTAGAAGTTTCAACTGATTTGGTACAAGACTTAGAGTTAAACCCAATAGATTTAGAAACATTTACAGTACGAGGAATTCTTTATGGTTTGGACAGTGCTAATATCCGCCCTCGTTCAGCAGAGATATTGGATTCACTTATATTGGTAATGAATAAATACCCGATGTTGCGTTTTGAGTTAGGTTCTCATACTGACTGTCGTGCAGATTCATTGTACAATATCAAATTATCGCAAAGACGTGCTGACTCTTGTGTTGGTTACTTAATTAGCCATGGTGTTGATTCTGCCCGATTGGTATCAAGAGGTTATGGTGAAAATGAGTTAGAATTAAAAGAATGTGCTTGTGAAGGACCTAATGAAAGAATAGAAGGACAAAGATGTAGTGAAGAAAGACATCAGCAAAATAGAAGAACAACAGTTCGAGTAATTGATATAAACTATGTGCCACCGGTTAAAGTTAAACCGGTAGATCCAAAAGATACGAATAAACCGGGACAAAGAGTTCGCCCAGGAACAGCGCCAACTACTCCTCCTCGAAGATAA
- a CDS encoding glutamine synthetase III — protein sequence MSTLRFNALNTALSRNPVLTKSPSDKVSDFYNSNVFNDSAMKNFLSKEAYEAVSRAVKTGEKIDRNIADAVASGMKNWAMSRGVTHYTHWFQPLTGATAEKHDAFFEPTEDGRSMEKFSGGALVQQEPDASSFPNGGIRNTFEARGYTAWDPSSPAFIMEESNGKTLCIPTIFVSYTGEALDFKAPLLKALHAVENAVVNVCASYFDKNVNKASASLGIEQEYFLIDEAMFYARPDLMLTGRTLLGHAPEKGQQLEDHYFGSIPPRVHAFMVDFETESYKLGIPLKTRHNEVAPGQFECAPNFEEANLAVDHNQLLMDLMEKVSLRHGLKVLLHEKPFDGVNGSGKHNNWSLVTNTGVNLLAPTKNPETNLQFLTFFVNVIKAVSDNADLLRASIATASNDHRLGANEAPPAIMSIFIGSQMTNVLDSILNDKSNTKVSTKSKQAINVIKIPDILLDNTDRNRTSPFAFTGNKFEFRAVGSSANCANSMIVLNTVMADQLNKFKVDVDTLIKKGKNKEEAILTTLKAYYKAAKNILFEGNGYSDEWVKEAAKRGLSNIKTTPEALNAYISKQSSELFTKNNIFSKIELEARYEIMQELYVKKIDIEAKIISQLATSHVIPAAVEYQSKLALNVTALKSAGLAKASYETQLKTIETISKHIKNINDNVTKILAETEKAHHAANTHKAAVAFCHKVKPLFDNVREASDSLEFMVDDTLWQLPKYREMLFIK from the coding sequence ATGTCAACTTTACGTTTTAATGCTTTAAACACTGCGCTTAGCAGAAATCCCGTTTTAACAAAATCACCCTCAGATAAAGTTTCTGATTTTTACAACAGCAATGTATTTAACGACAGTGCGATGAAAAATTTCTTAAGCAAAGAAGCTTATGAAGCCGTTTCAAGAGCAGTAAAAACAGGTGAAAAAATTGACCGTAACATTGCCGATGCAGTAGCTTCAGGAATGAAAAACTGGGCTATGAGCCGTGGGGTAACACATTATACACATTGGTTTCAACCATTAACAGGTGCCACTGCCGAAAAACACGATGCTTTTTTTGAACCAACCGAAGACGGTCGTTCAATGGAAAAGTTTTCTGGAGGAGCATTGGTACAACAAGAACCTGATGCAAGTAGTTTTCCAAACGGAGGTATCAGAAATACCTTTGAAGCACGTGGATATACCGCTTGGGACCCTTCGTCACCAGCCTTTATTATGGAAGAAAGCAATGGTAAAACATTATGTATTCCTACCATTTTTGTTTCGTACACAGGCGAAGCCTTAGATTTTAAAGCCCCATTATTAAAAGCCTTACATGCTGTCGAAAATGCAGTAGTAAATGTTTGTGCCAGTTACTTCGATAAAAATGTAAACAAAGCATCAGCCAGTTTAGGTATTGAGCAAGAGTACTTTTTAATTGATGAAGCCATGTTTTATGCACGCCCTGACTTAATGTTAACAGGCCGCACTTTACTTGGACATGCTCCGGAAAAAGGACAACAGTTAGAAGATCATTATTTTGGTTCTATTCCGCCAAGAGTTCACGCCTTTATGGTTGACTTTGAAACAGAATCATACAAATTAGGTATTCCATTAAAAACACGCCATAACGAAGTTGCACCTGGTCAGTTTGAATGTGCACCCAATTTTGAAGAAGCCAATTTAGCCGTTGACCATAATCAATTGTTAATGGATTTAATGGAAAAAGTAAGCTTACGTCACGGCTTAAAAGTATTGTTACATGAAAAACCTTTTGATGGTGTAAACGGAAGTGGAAAACACAACAACTGGAGTTTAGTAACCAATACAGGAGTTAACTTATTAGCTCCCACCAAAAACCCGGAAACAAACTTACAGTTCCTTACTTTTTTTGTGAATGTAATTAAAGCAGTAAGTGATAATGCGGATTTATTACGTGCCTCAATAGCTACTGCCAGTAACGACCACAGATTAGGAGCCAACGAAGCTCCACCAGCTATTATGAGTATTTTTATTGGTAGCCAAATGACCAACGTATTGGATTCTATTTTAAACGATAAATCAAATACCAAAGTTTCTACCAAATCAAAACAAGCTATTAATGTTATAAAAATACCTGATATTTTATTAGACAATACAGATAGAAACAGAACATCGCCTTTTGCATTTACCGGAAACAAATTTGAATTCCGTGCAGTTGGTTCAAGTGCCAATTGTGCCAATTCAATGATTGTGTTAAACACCGTAATGGCAGACCAATTGAACAAATTTAAAGTGGATGTTGATACACTTATTAAAAAAGGTAAAAATAAGGAAGAAGCCATTCTTACTACTTTAAAAGCATACTATAAAGCGGCTAAAAACATTTTGTTTGAAGGCAACGGTTATAGCGATGAATGGGTTAAAGAAGCTGCAAAAAGAGGCTTATCAAATATAAAAACCACACCTGAAGCATTGAATGCTTATATCTCAAAACAATCAAGCGAGCTGTTTACTAAAAACAATATTTTTAGCAAAATAGAATTAGAAGCCCGTTATGAAATAATGCAAGAGTTATATGTAAAAAAAATAGATATTGAAGCAAAAATAATATCGCAATTAGCCACCTCGCATGTAATACCGGCAGCTGTTGAATACCAAAGTAAATTGGCTTTAAATGTTACTGCTTTAAAATCGGCTGGCTTAGCAAAAGCAAGTTACGAAACACAGTTAAAAACTATTGAAACTATTTCAAAACATATAAAAAATATTAACGATAACGTAACTAAAATTTTAGCTGAAACAGAAAAAGCACACCATGCTGCAAATACACACAAAGCAGCTGTTGCTTTCTGCCATAAGGTAAAACCTTTGTTTGATAATGTACGTGAAGCAAGTGACTCACTTGAGTTTATGGTTGACGATACATTGTGGCAATTACCTAAGTACCGCGAAATGTTATTTATTAAATAA
- a CDS encoding SDR family NAD(P)-dependent oxidoreductase: MELKNKIAVVTGISKGIGKAVCLQLLENGATVFGLGRNNNIEHPNYQFIHCNVRQFNEVEKAFYQIYSKTNNCIDILINNAGLGYFGLAEEMPIEQYIEMQETNVNGVFYCCRMALPNMKEKQFGHIINIASTAALEGMPQVAAYCATKWAVKGFSESLFREVRDHQIKVTCIYPGSVKTDFFRNSPNIQPHDYMLMPEDVAANIIYALQMPPNFHTVNLEIRPLQPKGPKK, translated from the coding sequence ATGGAATTGAAAAATAAAATAGCCGTAGTAACAGGTATTAGCAAAGGCATTGGTAAAGCAGTATGTCTGCAATTATTAGAAAATGGGGCCACGGTATTTGGGCTTGGCAGAAATAACAATATTGAACATCCAAATTATCAATTCATCCATTGCAATGTCCGCCAATTCAATGAGGTAGAAAAAGCCTTTTACCAAATTTATAGCAAAACCAATAACTGCATTGATATCCTTATAAATAATGCCGGTTTAGGCTATTTTGGTCTGGCCGAAGAAATGCCCATTGAACAGTATATTGAAATGCAGGAAACCAATGTAAATGGTGTTTTTTACTGTTGCCGAATGGCCTTGCCCAATATGAAAGAAAAACAATTCGGTCACATCATCAATATAGCCTCTACAGCAGCCTTAGAAGGAATGCCCCAAGTGGCAGCTTATTGTGCTACCAAATGGGCCGTTAAAGGGTTTAGCGAATCATTGTTCAGAGAAGTACGTGACCACCAGATTAAAGTAACCTGCATTTATCCCGGTTCCGTAAAAACCGATTTTTTTCGCAACAGCCCCAACATACAACCCCATGATTATATGTTAATGCCGGAAGATGTGGCAGCTAATATTATTTATGCATTACAAATGCCTCCCAATTTCCATACAGTCAATTTAGAAATAAGACCCCTTCAACCAAAAGGGCCTAAAAAATAA
- a CDS encoding DMT family protein: MKSFYTILLLTISNTFMTFAWYGHLQFNKIEWLKNTGMFGVILISWFIALAEYAFMVPANKLGFEKNGGPFSMFELKTIQEAISLTVFVIINYFVFKQDKLAWNHLLGFALIVLAVFVVFKKW; encoded by the coding sequence ATGAAAAGCTTTTATACCATTCTGCTGCTAACTATATCAAACACCTTTATGACCTTTGCATGGTATGGCCATTTACAATTTAACAAAATAGAATGGCTTAAAAACACGGGCATGTTTGGCGTTATATTAATAAGTTGGTTCATTGCCTTAGCTGAATATGCCTTTATGGTTCCTGCCAACAAATTAGGTTTTGAAAAAAACGGGGGCCCTTTCAGCATGTTTGAGCTTAAAACAATTCAGGAAGCCATTTCTTTAACCGTGTTTGTTATTATAAACTATTTTGTTTTTAAACAAGATAAATTAGCCTGGAATCACTTATTAGGCTTTGCACTCATTGTACTTGCCGTATTTGTAGTATTTAAAAAATGGTAA
- a CDS encoding cyanophycinase: protein MNTPKGKLISIGGAEDKGTEPENGYAHSNKSLNFFELGILKRFVEELGGSDKKIEVITTASSIPKEVGQNYIDAFGKIGCTHAGVMNIKNREDVQNAEYIQRVRDCDGIMFSGGDQLRLTSIFGGTEIYQILHERYWNESTFVIAGTSAGAMAMSNTMIYSGKSELAHLKGEVKITTGLAFMANVIIDSHFDKRGRFNRLAQAVASNPQCTGIGLGEDTGVIVSEGNFLEVIGSGAVVIVDGRDIKHTNITDVGESSPICIENIKVNILVKGNGYLLKERKFLTSASELTAVQ from the coding sequence TTGAATACACCTAAAGGAAAATTAATATCAATTGGAGGTGCCGAGGATAAAGGAACTGAGCCAGAAAATGGTTATGCTCACTCCAATAAAAGTTTAAATTTTTTTGAACTAGGCATTTTAAAACGTTTTGTTGAAGAACTTGGTGGTTCTGATAAGAAAATAGAGGTAATTACCACTGCATCTTCAATACCAAAAGAAGTAGGTCAAAATTATATTGATGCTTTTGGTAAAATTGGTTGTACGCATGCCGGTGTAATGAATATTAAAAACCGCGAAGACGTTCAGAATGCGGAATATATTCAACGTGTAAGAGATTGTGATGGAATTATGTTTTCTGGTGGTGACCAATTGCGTTTAACCAGCATATTTGGTGGTACTGAAATATACCAGATATTACATGAAAGATACTGGAATGAATCAACGTTTGTAATTGCAGGAACAAGTGCAGGGGCTATGGCTATGAGCAATACCATGATTTATAGTGGTAAAAGTGAATTGGCTCATTTAAAAGGGGAGGTAAAAATTACTACAGGTTTGGCTTTTATGGCTAATGTAATTATTGATTCGCATTTTGATAAGCGTGGCAGGTTTAACCGTTTGGCTCAGGCAGTAGCCAGTAACCCGCAATGCACCGGCATTGGTTTAGGTGAAGATACGGGAGTAATAGTGAGTGAAGGAAACTTTTTAGAAGTAATTGGGAGTGGTGCTGTTGTTATAGTTGATGGACGTGATATTAAACATACCAATATTACTGATGTAGGGGAAAGTTCGCCTATTTGTATTGAAAACATTAAAGTAAATATTTTAGTAAAAGGAAATGGTTATTTGCTAAAGGAAAGAAAGTTTTTAACCAGTGCATCTGAACTAACAGCCGTTCAATAA
- a CDS encoding oligosaccharide flippase family protein, protein MKSFLVNIFKSQFFKNSAWTTADVILYPLFMIVATPFFINHLGAEQYGLWMLINVVVQVMNALNFGLGDSTIKEVSKHHATHVYEQLNKSFNRNLSLAIVLLFCCLLLGFCTSKIIAHQGWFNINQVDMSKAMLTLVLFSCSAGLKFIEQVFLSVFKGLQRFDIAARLSMLSRLSVLGSAVVVVYGGFDILMIVKVTLLLNIINLIVQATVVLKYTPISSLIPRFAITDYHEVLQNNGWYWLQSVIALFGFLSDRIIIGQLSDLKTVGYYSIAALVGSQIHNVLLTFGSFIFPKVSANNALKKGSSQIYFVSRFLIAGLGWSVIVFLLLFGDVIFKWWLGEAVFMASYHYIKLYLAFVAVIILIIVPYYFINGSRFVKINSLFEMVLRVTHVLAMYFSYRYYGMDGLLWSLIIVTIINIPFQYFLFNKLILKEFNIRESLYPLLPALAIVFLVLSTSVWLNMVLLAGIVMLFKWIYYNKVKYIIKNFMPKGNA, encoded by the coding sequence TTGAAATCATTTTTGGTAAACATATTCAAATCGCAGTTTTTTAAAAACTCAGCATGGACAACTGCTGATGTGATTTTGTATCCTTTGTTTATGATTGTGGCAACACCTTTTTTTATCAATCATTTAGGGGCTGAACAATATGGCTTGTGGATGTTGATTAATGTGGTAGTACAGGTAATGAATGCCTTGAATTTTGGTTTGGGCGATAGTACTATTAAAGAAGTCTCAAAACACCATGCCACGCATGTTTATGAGCAATTAAACAAAAGCTTCAATCGTAATTTATCGTTGGCTATTGTATTGTTATTTTGTTGTTTGCTATTGGGTTTTTGCACGTCAAAAATTATAGCACACCAGGGTTGGTTTAATATAAATCAGGTTGATATGTCCAAGGCCATGCTAACCCTTGTTTTGTTTTCTTGTTCTGCCGGTTTAAAATTTATTGAGCAGGTTTTCTTATCGGTTTTTAAAGGCTTGCAACGCTTTGATATTGCTGCCAGGCTTTCTATGTTATCGCGTTTATCGGTATTAGGTTCAGCGGTAGTAGTGGTGTATGGCGGTTTCGATATTTTGATGATAGTAAAAGTAACATTGCTTCTTAATATTATTAACTTAATAGTACAGGCTACAGTAGTATTAAAGTATACTCCCATTAGTAGTTTAATACCCCGTTTTGCTATTACTGATTATCACGAAGTATTACAAAATAATGGCTGGTATTGGTTACAATCGGTTATTGCTTTATTTGGTTTTTTAAGCGACCGAATAATTATTGGTCAGTTGTCTGATCTAAAAACGGTTGGTTATTATTCCATAGCAGCTTTGGTGGGCAGCCAGATACATAATGTGTTGCTTACTTTCGGGTCGTTTATTTTTCCTAAGGTTTCGGCTAATAATGCTTTAAAGAAAGGTTCTTCGCAAATATATTTTGTATCGCGTTTTTTAATTGCTGGCTTAGGTTGGAGTGTTATTGTTTTTTTGCTACTGTTTGGTGATGTTATTTTTAAATGGTGGTTGGGCGAAGCAGTATTTATGGCATCGTATCATTACATTAAACTGTACCTTGCTTTTGTTGCGGTTATAATTCTTATAATAGTTCCGTACTACTTTATTAATGGCAGCAGGTTTGTAAAAATAAACTCGTTGTTTGAAATGGTTTTAAGAGTTACACATGTATTGGCCATGTATTTTTCTTATCGTTATTATGGTATGGATGGATTGCTTTGGTCTTTAATTATTGTAACCATTATAAACATACCGTTTCAGTATTTTTTGTTCAACAAATTAATTTTGAAGGAGTTTAATATCAGGGAATCACTTTACCCTTTATTGCCTGCACTGGCTATTGTGTTTCTGGTCTTGTCAACTAGTGTTTGGTTAAATATGGTGTTGTTAGCTGGCATTGTTATGCTGTTTAAATGGATTTACTATAACAAGGTAAAGTATATTATTAAAAATTTTATGCCTAAAGGAAATGCCTAA